The proteins below come from a single Plantactinospora sp. KBS50 genomic window:
- a CDS encoding ECF transporter S component, which translates to MTNRWRTVDIVVAAVLGVAFGIVFWAWGLLWNGPADAIPLPGRALLYGVWLVPAVLGALVIRKPGAAFFTLTVAALVSVALGTNWGWTLVVQGPLEAAAGELAFALFGYRVYRLPVALLSAALAGFAASLYDLFVWYPGTAWGSFGIPYLALTVLSSVVVAGFGAVALTRALADTGVLDRFPAGREQAAV; encoded by the coding sequence GTGACAAACCGTTGGCGCACCGTGGACATCGTCGTCGCCGCGGTGCTCGGCGTCGCGTTCGGCATCGTCTTCTGGGCCTGGGGGCTGCTCTGGAACGGGCCGGCGGACGCCATCCCGCTGCCCGGCCGGGCGCTGCTCTACGGCGTCTGGCTGGTGCCCGCCGTGCTCGGCGCGCTGGTGATCCGCAAGCCGGGCGCGGCCTTCTTCACGCTGACCGTGGCCGCGCTGGTCTCGGTGGCGCTCGGCACCAATTGGGGCTGGACGCTGGTGGTGCAGGGTCCGCTGGAGGCCGCCGCCGGTGAGCTGGCGTTCGCGCTGTTCGGCTACCGGGTCTACCGGCTGCCCGTGGCGCTGCTCTCGGCCGCCCTGGCCGGGTTCGCGGCATCGCTCTACGACCTGTTCGTCTGGTACCCGGGCACCGCGTGGGGCAGCTTCGGCATCCCGTACCTGGCGCTCACCGTGCTCAGCTCGGTCGTGGTCGCCGGCTTCGGCGCCGTGGCCCTGACCCGGGCGCTGGCCGACACCGGGGTGCTGGACCGGTTCCCGGCCGGACGCGAACAGGCCGCGGTCTGA
- a CDS encoding ABC transporter ATP-binding protein — MLGTAGAAAVELRGFGWRHAGRRAWAVRGVDLRIEAGERVLLLGESGAGKSTLLAALAGLLAADSGEPEGTVRVGGLDPADARDRVGIVFQDPQTQLVLSRAGDDVAFGLENRGVPAAQIWPRVTEALHRVGFPYGHDRSTAALSGGQQQRLALAGALALRPGLLLLDEPTANLDPAGADLVRRAVAAAHRPDTALILVEHRVAEALPLVDRVVVLAAGGGIRADGPPGAVFDRYGDGLAAAGVWVPGHGIPDRRSRGGAGEPLLTADGLGVPGRLPPVDLTVRAGEALAVLGRNGSGKSTLALLLGGLLRPGAGRLTAGPALTGPPPDRGTTAQPRRGISTQPHRWPAPVLARRIGSVFQNPEHQFVTGSVAAELALGPRRTGRSEAAVRATVADLLDRLRLDRLAGANPYTLSGGEARRLSVATALATAPRLLICDEPTFGQDRRTWLELVDLLAELRDDGHGIVTVTHDPDFVTALADRCVPLGSPAAGAPAGTRPAAGSDPPAGGDRPAGGDAPVAAVEPGVRP; from the coding sequence GTGCTCGGCACAGCGGGGGCCGCGGCCGTCGAGCTGCGCGGGTTCGGCTGGCGGCACGCCGGCCGCCGGGCCTGGGCGGTACGCGGTGTCGACCTGCGGATCGAGGCCGGTGAGCGGGTGCTGCTGCTCGGCGAGTCGGGGGCGGGCAAGAGCACCCTGCTGGCCGCGCTCGCCGGGCTGCTCGCCGCCGACTCCGGCGAGCCGGAGGGCACCGTCCGGGTCGGTGGGCTCGACCCGGCGGACGCCCGCGACCGGGTCGGCATCGTGTTCCAGGACCCGCAGACCCAGCTCGTCCTGAGCCGGGCCGGCGACGACGTCGCGTTCGGACTGGAAAATCGTGGCGTGCCGGCGGCGCAGATCTGGCCGCGGGTGACCGAGGCGCTGCACCGGGTCGGCTTCCCGTACGGCCACGACCGGTCCACCGCCGCCCTCTCCGGCGGCCAGCAGCAGCGGCTGGCGCTGGCCGGCGCGCTCGCGCTGCGCCCCGGCCTGCTCCTGCTGGACGAACCGACCGCCAACCTCGATCCGGCCGGGGCGGATCTGGTCCGCCGGGCGGTGGCCGCCGCGCACCGCCCGGACACCGCGCTGATCCTGGTGGAGCACCGGGTCGCCGAGGCGCTTCCGCTTGTCGACCGGGTGGTGGTGCTGGCCGCCGGCGGCGGCATCCGGGCCGACGGGCCGCCCGGGGCGGTCTTCGACCGGTACGGCGACGGGTTGGCCGCGGCCGGCGTGTGGGTACCCGGACACGGGATACCGGACCGCAGATCCCGCGGTGGCGCCGGCGAACCGCTGCTGACCGCCGACGGGCTGGGCGTACCCGGCCGGCTGCCGCCGGTGGATCTCACCGTCCGGGCCGGCGAGGCGCTCGCGGTGCTCGGCCGCAACGGCTCGGGAAAGTCGACGCTGGCGCTGCTGCTGGGCGGGCTGCTGCGGCCCGGCGCCGGCCGGCTGACGGCCGGTCCCGCCCTGACCGGGCCACCGCCGGACCGCGGCACGACGGCACAGCCGCGCCGCGGCATCTCGACACAGCCGCACCGCTGGCCGGCGCCGGTGCTGGCCCGGCGGATCGGCTCGGTGTTCCAGAACCCGGAGCACCAGTTCGTCACCGGCTCGGTCGCCGCCGAACTGGCCCTCGGGCCGCGCCGCACCGGCCGGTCCGAGGCGGCGGTCCGGGCCACCGTGGCCGACCTGCTGGACCGGCTGCGCCTGGACCGGCTCGCGGGCGCCAACCCGTACACGCTCTCCGGCGGCGAGGCGCGGCGGCTGAGCGTCGCCACCGCCCTGGCCACCGCGCCCCGGTTGCTGATCTGCGACGAACCGACCTTCGGGCAGGACCGGCGTACCTGGCTGGAACTGGTCGACCTGCTCGCGGAGCTGCGCGACGACGGGCACGGCATCGTCACGGTGACCCACGACCCGGACTTCGTCACGGCGCTGGCCGACCGGTGCGTACCGCTGGGGTCACCGGCGGCCGGC